The DNA segment GTAGGTAAGAATCATCAACagatatgaacaatatttgttaCTCACAAAGAATCAATGATGAACATAGACGAAATAGCCACAGAAATTAGAGGTGTGAAccgatttggttcgattttggAAATATTTGCTTGCCATTTTAGGAAAGCAACTAAGTAAGATCATAGATGAGTGGTCAGTGGTGAGGAGaggtaaataaggtaagggaATCCATGGTGGATTTCGTTTTGGGGCCGGATTTAGGGGGTTTGAGGGGGGTTTGATAGGAACGGCGGCTAAGGTTCATGAGAGATGAGAGACGAGGGAATTCCAGGGAGGCGATGTGGTatagaatgattagggttaggggtttagGTTGGTTTAAAGGGGAGGGTGTAACGTGGActgttgatcttagagatcaacggtcaCGATTTAACGGGGTCCCGGGTCGGGTGTTTAAATGGGTATGGGGATTGGGCTAATGGGTCTTGGACCAAGGGTATTGGGCTGGTGTAAGGGTGTTGGGTTAAATTCGAAAATAGGGgattttagggctagattttaaatatccacaatttaacaaataaataatttataaaatatttaataaataaaaaaaaaatataatttgggtatgaaaatgattaaaaataattacttaatattataaaaatataaaaagtcattttttgtatgaataatataattatatatgcatatgggctattattgcaaaatatgcaattttgccctaaaaatgcaaatgtaattatgataaatgcactgaaaatatttaaaacctcatattggtataaataataagtttagatgattaagtcatcataaaTATAATTTGTagggtaattattggatatttatataataaaaatgcagaaataaattgatttggatGTTACGCCCCATAAATTTTTGTTAACTTTTACCGCCCTATGATGTTAATCACTTTAAGTTGTTGGAAATATATGTAATTGATGTTCCTCCATTTTTCTAGTAAAAATTggacggggcgccctatttggtcgtcccatttaacctatacccatatttttaaaattctttaatcTATACCCTAATTTTGACAACTTCAGACGtctcctcttcttcctcctgaccttcctcctcttcttttcctcttcttcttttctctctcaaacaCATGAGATTTGTATAAGTATTATTGATTGGATATGTAAAGTTTTTATTAAATCTTATCAACTACCATATTCTATGTTGAAGGACGAGTAAATAAAACTCCACAAGCTGGTTAAAGTAGGTGTGATTTGTGTCTTTCCCTGATACATCCTTCTTAAACATACAATAACAACTGACTACTACATGTCCTCTCTTCCAAGTTACATGCCACAAGAATGGCACATGCATGTGAAATTTATTATACACAATAGCTACTCTCGCGATCTCTTGGAATTAGCTTACCCCTTGCTTTATGATATCATCTGTAGGAAAAATGACAGAAAAGGGCTGCAGAActgaaaaataaagatagaaaaaataacttcagaacattatcaaaaaaataagttaaaacTCCAGCACAATTTGGCTTAAGTTATATTTTAAAGCCATCTAACTCCAAAGAAAGTCAGAACACAACTTCAGCTCTAAGACTGCTTAAGTTTAGCCAAtataaaacaaaaatttcagctcctagaatgctgaagctcggcaaatacaaaacaaaatttcagctcctagaatgctgaagttcagcaattacaaaataaaacttcagctcctataatgctgaagttcagcaattacaaaacaaaaatttcagccaaAACATGCTGTAGTTTTATTGAACTGAAGTTTGCCATTGCAAtatgaactgaagtttgcgtgattgcctttgtaagtcaggccaaacttcaagcaaaaatatctgaagttttactttgataaggctacacttcaggcaaaacatcctgaagttcaaacttcagacataaagttttgctacttcaggcccgtataTCTGAAGTTACCCGAATAGTGGGTATGCTTGCAATTTTTTTAATAAAGCGGGTATaaattaaaacgtgacccaaaaattgggtatagatgcaaatcccccaAAACCTAcctataattaatttttaaaaggcCTAATTAATCGTATACCTATTTTTTACATGACTAGACTAGAAAACAAaagcttaattttattttaaaaggtaaAGTTGAAATTTGTTCAACGTGTCTCTCTAATCGAAGCAATCTCTGAACTCTCAAAAAATCAGTCGAGACTCCAGAGAGGCTAAAACTTAAGGATGTACATCTCGTAGTAAATTGTTAAAAATTCATAAGATGTATGTTCAGTTTTTGATAAGTTATGCCTTGTTCAACAGGTCGTTAGTCCTACGCGTTTAGCATTTGGGTTGAAATTGAAGGGAAAATAAAACTGTACTCCACTATATAGAACAATTAATGAAATTGAGAGTTTGGACATACATTTCGCTTGAAAATAAAATTGTTAAGTTAAAAATTTACGTTAATTACTCACTTAAAATAGTTTTTCTGACTTTATTTTAAAATTTGATATAAATTTAAGTTAGcatttggacatagatttggttgaaatttaaaaaattaaaattaaaatttgtgttaaaaaataattttttgaatttgaaattatgtttggacatatattttatttgaccaaaaattaaaattttgtgagTGAAAAAACATTTCACCCAAAAACTTAACCAGTTTTTGGGaacttgattttcttttttcaaaaacagATCATAATGCATAAACAAACAATATGAAAAAAGTTGTCAATATTTATGACCAAAAAGGAACTTgtgaaaacaaaattaaaatcaGAACACACAATCTCCTCCGATTTCTTTTAATCATATTTTCTTTCAATAATGCATCAAACGCCCTCTTCTTCTTGAGCAACCtcaaaatcataattttcaaGTGTTTTGGAGTTGGGGGATCAAACCACACAAAGAAATTACATGCCGAGCAATTGTCCCTCTGAAAATCGAAGAGAAAAAAttattaaagaatataaaatcgATTATAAAAGTACAATTGATATTTACCTCATAAAATGGACATCCGTAAAATCGATGACCAGGATTATCAACACTCCATGACTGTATCACCTTAGCTTCTGCACCACAATAACAAATTTTTCTCAAATTATGCATTTTCCCTAACCCTAAAATTGAACCCTAGAAATTGAACTCTAATGTCGAAAAAGAGaaggaagaagtagaagaagattGTAATATTGGCAACAGAAAAACGCATAAGAAGATGTCAAGAAGAAGAAATTTTCTGCAACTTCGAGCTTTCAAGGAGGAGGATAAAGGTGAATACGGGTCCAATTTGAGAAGAAATGGGTTgagggcccttttatttgtttaaaaatggcgAATTTGTTTCTGGCCGTTGATTTAAGTCAGAAATTGTCTGTTTCTACTGTCCACGCGCTTCTACCGTTTTGTGTTATACACGCTTAGACCTGGTCAAATGAAGTGTGTATTAGATACACTTTAGAAAGGTTGCGTGTGTAATATTATTATCGTGCATAGAAAATGTGTAAGGGGAATTTGGGCCATAGGTCAGATGACAGCTTATATAATTTGCCTTAAGTTTTTGAAAAGTTATGGCTTGTTCAGCATAGGCAGTTAGTCCTGTACGTTTAGCATTTGGGTTGAAATTGAAGGGAAAATAAAACCGTAGTCCACTATTTAGAAAAATTAATGAAATTGAGAGTTTGGACAtacattttacttgaaaaaaaaattattaagttAAAAATTTAGGTTAATTACTAACTTAAAAAGTTTTTGTGACTTTAGTTTAAAATTTGACATAAATTAAAGCTAGcatttggacataaatttggttaaaacatgaaaataaaagttaagttgtgttaaaaaataatttttggaagttgaagttatgtttggacatgcattttatttgattaaaaattaaagttttgtgagtggaaaAAAAATTCACCCAAAAACTGattacttgaaaaaaaaaaattctttttcaaaaacaGATCATATTGCatgaacaaaaaatatttttaatttttttttttgaaaaaattagtCAAATTTATGACCAAACAGGAACTTGtgaaaacaaatatttaatacttataaataataaaatgcaTTTCAACTTGTAAATATCGAGTGAGAGAATAATATTTACTTTTATTTAATGATACTCCCGGCCCCTCCATCGTCTAAAGAGAGCAGCCTAGTCAAACCCCTTCAGTCACTCATTTATCATACTGTTTCTACCTACGTAGTACTACTACACAATCTTTAGACCGAAAACACAGAATCTAATCCATGGCCGCCCCCTACCCAATAATAAAGTTCACTTCTCACTTTCTATCTCCTCCATATTCCTTCCTCCTCCATTTCTTCTTTCCTTAACCCTCACCAGTCACCTCCCCTTTCTTTTCACCTTCCAATTATGGCAACTCTGCAAAAATTCAAGCTTTTAGCGACCCAATGTGCTGTAGCAGCTGGAAGCCCAACTCGAAGCCCAACAACTAGCCCAGTCATTCATCTCCGCCGCCGTAAAACTCTCCGAATGCTCCTCACCCGCAGCGCCAGCGCCAGCAGCGACGGAGGAACTGATCGACGGCTATTGTCCGAGGACGATGCGTCGCCGGATCGGATTTTCAGCGACGGAGATTCGCCGGATAATAAGGAAGTGGTGGTGAGAAACAAGCTTAAGGATTTGTTCGTTTCGTCGCCGGAAAATTCGAGAGAGGGATTTTCACCGGAAATTTCTAGTGCCGGTGGTAGTATCGGATCGGGAGTCAGGAGAATTCGGCCATTGACGGCAACTTTCCGGCAACGGTTGCTTAGGAGGGTTTGGAGACCGATGCTTGTGAGTATACCTGAATAATTTAATTGGGATATATTGTATTAGCGGTAATTGCGCTGATTAGAGAATAAATAAAGTTTTGACTCCTACTATTTGATTTCAGTTCTTCAGAAATTTTTTAATTGCAGTACTATCGTTTCAAACTAAAAAATGACAGACCATGACCGGGATCAGAAGCCGATCCATGGTTTTAGGTTTATGAAATCCTACAAAAATCTAAGTTAATATACAATGCTAATTGTATTAATGGACTGTGTTACAAATTAAATATTcttatatatttaatgaatttttcaatataaatatagatttgacaaaagttattgggttctgAAAAACCCGTTGGCCGAAACTAAAACAAAAAGGATTTGGATTATATAGATTTTTACCCTATCAGTTAATTTTAACCTGTATAATCCTTTATTACCTACTAAATGATTTAATTGTATTAATTGCATCATTTGTATATAAAACTTAAACTCGAAAGAAAATGTGAAAGTACGTAATGAAGATCATAAGAGATCAGAGTTGAATTTCAACCCAAAAAAACACACGCAAATTTTTTTGTTATGTCCAAACTTTGGTTGgcaaattataaaatttatacaaGTAGGAGAAATAAGTATTCGATTGGAGTAATCAAGTGTACCTAAGATAGCTAAAACATTACTATCATAGATTAAAAAGAATAATATTAGAGACATAGGCGAAGTCGGAATTTTAAGTTTATGTGTTCATGATCCTAATTCTTTTAAATTATTggtttctaaattaataatttatacatatttaataaaaaatttaagacATATACATGATTTGATCCAACCtttctcaaaaaaataaaatttcttctAACTCTTTATTTACTTTTAGTGATGGTAATATAAAACTTTTGTTACTCCTAGCTATCGCATTTAATTTTAGCAATAATAACTAGAGTGGAATGGCTTGATCGTTCAGACACAGAAAGCGTGGCTTCTTGAAGGGGAAAGGAATAGCACTTGCTTTAACTTGTCAAACTCCAAATAGTAACTAAAAGAAATGTCGGAGAGCTTTTAAGTAACTCGcttgtgtaaataattttttaatactTTCACTAAAGAAAACTTAAACTTATTACTAAACTGGTTGGAGATATTATCGGTCACTCCCAttgatgaaaagaaaagaagctaGCCCGATATACAAAGCATTCCGTGTTCATTTAGGATTCGGGGAAGTGTCGCACTTCAAGTAGTGTGGATGTAGACAACCTAGCCTAATATGTAAGCATTAGTGACTTCTTCCACGCCTTGAACCCGTGTCATATAGATCACATAAAGACAATTTTATTGTTATTTCACCGCTTCGTGACTAATATTAAtacaaaaaattttaaaaataaaaattgtgagaaTGACAAACTTTTTGTTCTTGAGGTTGTTGCTACACTGTTGGATGTAGTAAGTGTGTAGTCGTTTTCAGCAAGTAGAAGTCGGGAAGAATCTTTATCTGTCATTCATTGGTAATTGGTAGTAACTGCTTTACGATAAACGACTTGACCAGACCAACAAActataaatacaacaacaacaattcagtaTAATTTCACTATCGGGATAATAgtatgtacgcataccttactcCTACCATaggatagagagactgtttccgatagactctcggccTTTTCTTCCACGCCTTGAACGCCATGTCATGGATTGTAGAGAGCGTATTTATTTAGCAACTTTTGTCTAGGATAGAATTTGAATTCTAATCTCACGTGATTTTCACGCCCTTCTTTGATTAGCAGGTCATAGCAAATCAAGTCAATCAATCATGAtggaaaataaaattgaaaaatcaaatgTAAGAAGGTAAAAACACGTTTTTGACCTACAAGCAAGAAATTAAAATACTTTCTTTGTTTAAATTAGTATTCTATTTAAGTAAATTAGCAAGTATATCAGTTCGTAATTCTGAAATTGAAACCTAAGGAGTCGTTTGGTACGCAGACTAAATTATCTCTAGATTTTAATAATTTCAGAATTATTTATCCCACATGAGGGATGAGATAAAATAATCTCACAttccgaaaaaataattttgcgATGCTAAATTATTTAGGTGGATGGTCATGTAAGCAAATCTAACATAGTTGGACTGACATGTCACGTTCAATGGCAAGACTAACGGTTTAAGGACATTTGTGATCCAAAATATAGACGGCGGAGATATTTTTGGAACCAAAAAATAAACGGAGGGCATTTTGAGTTATTTCAAATAGTTCAAGGacatttttggcccttttccgtaaAATATTCCTGGATTAAGTATGAGATTAAATTTATACTTTAATTTATTTGCGGTATAAATCTAGTACCAAACGACCACGAGAGAATATGTGGTGGGGACAGTCAAGAATGGGAGTGCCATTGATCCTGACGACAAAGCGCAACTGGAAAGAGAGGAAAAGTTGATCAATAATGAATAATCTACACTAAAGTTGCGTCTCATCTAATTTTGCCCTATACCAACTCTTTTTGACGAAGCTGATTGAGtgggattttatttttgtttctcatTTGGTGACCTGTATTGCTTTGGGATCTTAATTAAATCGAATTCTTAAAAGTTATGCcacatgaattttttttaaaccaTTATTTATGATTTGATCCCATTAAAACAAATTGGAAAAAATTGTCCCACTTCAGAATTTTAAGATATGCTTGACAGAATTTTGAATCACTAAAATTTCTGACGATTTAATATTAGAATTTTAAAGCACCAAAAATTATGACGATCACAAAATTTTTTAGTTACAATACTGAAAAATTCTGGTGATCTGTTAGGACCTGTGGCAAAAATCCTAACTATCACCATGACTGCTAGGTACTTTAAAATAGAAATGGAAAAGAATCCTAGCAAGTGAATTTTAAAATTTGCCTAAGGCATTTTTCTCGAACCTCTATTACTGGAAATCAAATAGTAGCACCAACGTGTTATGTTTCTGTCAAACCCTGTCGAATTCATGTTGCTTTAAGGCCCACTATAGGAAGCGCTTTGTAAAATGAATGTTTTAATTTTCAAGGCCCCAACCCTTAAACTTTATTTAAGGGAAAGGGATTAGGGC comes from the Nicotiana tabacum cultivar K326 chromosome 14, ASM71507v2, whole genome shotgun sequence genome and includes:
- the LOC107783564 gene encoding uncharacterized protein LOC107783564 produces the protein MATLQKFKLLATQCAVAAGSPTRSPTTSPVIHLRRRKTLRMLLTRSASASSDGGTDRRLLSEDDASPDRIFSDGDSPDNKEVVVRNKLKDLFVSSPENSREGFSPEISSAGGSIGSGVRRIRPLTATFRQRLLRRVWRPMLVSIPE